The following proteins come from a genomic window of Halictus rubicundus isolate RS-2024b chromosome 8, iyHalRubi1_principal, whole genome shotgun sequence:
- the Ush gene encoding zinc finger protein ush isoform X1 yields the protein MSILLWRQRRASQLRAETTLALTREDEEWSDSEKTPSVSSGVDGGGSAVSSPVAPVVEEESSLPPPPRLNPPSSVSIANSTADDIRLRLSVLSEDARKRLASLTEDIEVTRSLRDRHATSKRNQTRESSPKDTDEDAMPVVKEEDCQPRSSSSSSSSIRRRDSVCRRDSEDSSRRSNADDPPSEKKLKLDDEAAPRLRLNASLATDPALRPAAVAALTVKPENTSPPNPVPPLPAGLQNAIASGRLFVLPTDGKETITVEPARPTLLICPPCGIRFSSASTLEAHSTFYCAHRPRVEEETTNDEDEEKSNKFEVRKAYACPHCSYSADKKVSLNRHMRMHAASPAPPTVPPAPTVAATPAIGGHVTPSNGSFNEEAERYCKNCDIKFNSLKTYRAHKTHYCSTRHVVKDTPPASAASSSAKASPPTSASPGDSPAPQPCLALPTNPILIVPYSLFRGASVLAAPTLPAPDTACFLLPNGHLQPMTRGLTTTAPNTVVEPPPVLRAANKPTTPASVVASSTSPPGSVPLDLSVRKSPTHQDEKENRVSPAPSSLPPPPGSPRSRGSGSPRARSIASAPTTVGTVPPPPPTELALRLAELPPPPVPGVLVKQGVSRCKECNIVFCRHENFVAHKKHYCQARETTVSNSPPPPGTPSPPLVQLICAACGIKFASMDNLVAHQAFYCPKRPEPQEHHSRCTKCKAIIEPGSTHTCTSGTTGGWRCPVCGAVSPTAGAAQRHMDAHQGVKAFRCTICRYKGNTLRGMRTHIKMHFEKRGTDLQEENYITCVLDDETVLPNPEPAPATTPEEIPAEVQVNGKTEVRKSPQPPPPPPPPTVTNKVKQEREDTPPPEESLDPNKSGPRYCRSCDISFNYLSTFLAHKKFYCSSHAGEASNNNNNNNNNNNSSSHATPPPSGRTEASVL from the exons GGGAGGACGAGGAATGGAGCGACTCGGAGAAGACACCATCGGTGAGCAGTGGCGTGGACGGCGGTGGATCGGCGGTTTCCAGCCCGGTCGCGCCGGTCGTCGAGGAGGAATCGAGCCTTCCTCCTCCGCCCAGACTGAATCCCCCTTCCTCGGTCTCGATCGCGAATTCGACCGCGGACGATATCAGATTGAGGCTCAGCGTGCTCTCTGAAGACGCTCGAAAACGGCTGGCTAGTCTTACCGAAGATATCGAG GTTACCAGGAGCCTGAGAGACCGACATGCTACCTCGAAGCGCAATCAGACCCGAGAGTCGAGTCCCAAAGACACGGACGAGGATGCGATGCCCGTGGTCAAGGAGGAGGACTGCCAGCCTAGGTCTTCGTCATCCTCGTCCTCCTCGATCCGAAGGCGAGATTCCGTCTGCAGGAGAGACTCCGAGGACTCCTCGAGGCGGTCGAACGCCGACGATCCACCTTCAGAGAAGAAACTGAAGCTCGATGACGAAGCAGCACCAAGACTGAGACTCAATGCTAGTCTGGCGACGGATCCCGCCCTTCGACCCGCCGCCGTGGCCGCGCTCACCGTCAAACCGGAAAATACCTCGCCGCCAAACCCTGTTCCGCCTTTGCCTGCTGGCTTGCAAAATG CAATCGCATCGGGCCGGCTGTTCGTGCTGCCAACGGACGGCAAGGAAACGATCACGGTGGAGCCAGCAAGGCCCACACTCCTGATCTGTCCGCCTTGCGGCATCCGTTTCAGCTCGGCGAGCACCCTCGAAGCCCACAGCACGTTCTACTGCGCGCATCGTCCTCGGGTAGAAGAGGAGACGACGAATGACGAGGACGAGGAAAAGTCGAACAAATTCGAGGTCAGGAAGGCGTACGCGTGCCCGCATTGCTCGTACAGCGCGGACAAGAAGGTGTCCCTGAACAGACACATGAGAATGCACGCCGCATCCCCGGCGCCACCCACGGTACCACCAGCACCAACTGTCGCCGCAACGCCGGCGATCGGCGGCCACGTGACACCTTCGAACGGATCGTTTAACGAAGAGGCGGAGAGATATTGTAAAAACTGCGACATCAAGTTCAACTCGCTGAAGACCTACAGAGCGCACAAGACTCACTATTGCAGTACCAGGCACGTGGTGAAGGACACGCCGCCGGCCAGCGCGGCGTCCTCGTCGGCGAAAGCGTCGCCGCCGACAAGCGCGAGTCCTGGGGACTCACCGGCACCGCAACCCTGTCTCGCACTGCCCACCAACCCTATTCTCATCGTACCCTACTCGCTTTTCCGGGGAGCTAGTGTGCTGGCTGCGCCGACTCTGCCTGCTCCTGACACTGCGTGCTTTCTACTGCCAAATG GTCACCTGCAGCCAATGACGAGAGGTCTCACCACGACAGCTCCAAACACCGTGGTGGAACCTCCGCCTGTCCTCCGAGCAGCAAACAAGCCAACAACGCCAGCATCGGTTGTGGCGTCGTCCACGTCGCCACCTGGCTCCGTTCCGCTGGATCTTAGTGTCCGGAAATCGCCGACGCATCAAGACGAGAAAGAGAACAGGGTATCGCCTGCACCCTCCTCTCTACCTCCACCACCTGGCAGCCCGAGATCCAGAGGAAGTGGCAGTCCCAGAGCCAGGTCGATCGCTTcagctccaacaacagttggtACTGTTCCACCACCCCCACCGACAGAGCTTGCTCTCAGACTAGCAGAGCTACCTCCACCCCCTGTTCCTGGGGTCCTTGTCAAACAGGGTGTCTCGAG GTGCAAGGAGTGCAATATCGTCTTCTGCCGCCACGAGAACTTCGTTGCACATAAGAAACATTATTGCCAAGCAAGGGAAACCACCGTTAGCAACAGTCCACCCCCGCCGGGCACACCCTCCCCGCCTTTGGTACAGTTGATATGCGCCGCGTGCGGTATTAAGTTCGCATCCATGGACAATTTGGTGGCCCATCAGGCGTTCTACTGTCCCAAGAGGCCGGAGCCGCAGGAACATCACTCGAGATGCACCAAGTGCAAG GCCATAATTGAGCCTGGCTCCACCCACACGTGTACCAGTGGGACGACTGGGGGTTGGAGATGTCCTGTGTGCGGTGCTGTGAGTCCCACGGCAGGGGCTGCGCAACGTCACATGGACGCTCATCAGGGTGTCAAGGCTTTCAGATGCACGATTTGTCGCTACAAGGGTAACACGTTGCGCGGCATGAGGACGCATATCAAAATGCACTTCGAGAAGCGGGGAACCGACCTACAA GAGGAAAACTACATAACGTGCGTGCTGGACGACGAGACGGTCCTGCCGAATCCGGAGCCGGCTCCAGCCACAACCCCTGAAGAAATTCCTGCGGAGGTGCAGGTGAACGGCAAGACGGAGGTCCGGAAGAGTCCTCAACCCCCGCCGCCCCCGCCACCTCCAACGGTGACGAACAAAGTGAAGCAAGAACGGGAGGACACGCCGCCTCCAGAGGAAAGTCTGGACCCCAACAAGAGCGGGCCCCGTTATTGTCGGTCGTGCGACATCAGCTTCAACTATCTGAGCACGTTCCTAGCGCACAAGAAGTTCTACTGCTCGAGTCACGCCGGCGAGGcgagcaacaacaacaacaacaacaataacaacaacaactcGAGCAGCCACGCCACGCCACCTCCGAGTGGCAGGACTGAAGCATCCGTACTTTAA
- the Ush gene encoding zinc finger protein ush isoform X2: MSRRKQSNPKPLKREDEEWSDSEKTPSVSSGVDGGGSAVSSPVAPVVEEESSLPPPPRLNPPSSVSIANSTADDIRLRLSVLSEDARKRLASLTEDIEVTRSLRDRHATSKRNQTRESSPKDTDEDAMPVVKEEDCQPRSSSSSSSSIRRRDSVCRRDSEDSSRRSNADDPPSEKKLKLDDEAAPRLRLNASLATDPALRPAAVAALTVKPENTSPPNPVPPLPAGLQNAIASGRLFVLPTDGKETITVEPARPTLLICPPCGIRFSSASTLEAHSTFYCAHRPRVEEETTNDEDEEKSNKFEVRKAYACPHCSYSADKKVSLNRHMRMHAASPAPPTVPPAPTVAATPAIGGHVTPSNGSFNEEAERYCKNCDIKFNSLKTYRAHKTHYCSTRHVVKDTPPASAASSSAKASPPTSASPGDSPAPQPCLALPTNPILIVPYSLFRGASVLAAPTLPAPDTACFLLPNGHLQPMTRGLTTTAPNTVVEPPPVLRAANKPTTPASVVASSTSPPGSVPLDLSVRKSPTHQDEKENRVSPAPSSLPPPPGSPRSRGSGSPRARSIASAPTTVGTVPPPPPTELALRLAELPPPPVPGVLVKQGVSRCKECNIVFCRHENFVAHKKHYCQARETTVSNSPPPPGTPSPPLVQLICAACGIKFASMDNLVAHQAFYCPKRPEPQEHHSRCTKCKAIIEPGSTHTCTSGTTGGWRCPVCGAVSPTAGAAQRHMDAHQGVKAFRCTICRYKGNTLRGMRTHIKMHFEKRGTDLQEENYITCVLDDETVLPNPEPAPATTPEEIPAEVQVNGKTEVRKSPQPPPPPPPPTVTNKVKQEREDTPPPEESLDPNKSGPRYCRSCDISFNYLSTFLAHKKFYCSSHAGEASNNNNNNNNNNNSSSHATPPPSGRTEASVL, translated from the exons GGGAGGACGAGGAATGGAGCGACTCGGAGAAGACACCATCGGTGAGCAGTGGCGTGGACGGCGGTGGATCGGCGGTTTCCAGCCCGGTCGCGCCGGTCGTCGAGGAGGAATCGAGCCTTCCTCCTCCGCCCAGACTGAATCCCCCTTCCTCGGTCTCGATCGCGAATTCGACCGCGGACGATATCAGATTGAGGCTCAGCGTGCTCTCTGAAGACGCTCGAAAACGGCTGGCTAGTCTTACCGAAGATATCGAG GTTACCAGGAGCCTGAGAGACCGACATGCTACCTCGAAGCGCAATCAGACCCGAGAGTCGAGTCCCAAAGACACGGACGAGGATGCGATGCCCGTGGTCAAGGAGGAGGACTGCCAGCCTAGGTCTTCGTCATCCTCGTCCTCCTCGATCCGAAGGCGAGATTCCGTCTGCAGGAGAGACTCCGAGGACTCCTCGAGGCGGTCGAACGCCGACGATCCACCTTCAGAGAAGAAACTGAAGCTCGATGACGAAGCAGCACCAAGACTGAGACTCAATGCTAGTCTGGCGACGGATCCCGCCCTTCGACCCGCCGCCGTGGCCGCGCTCACCGTCAAACCGGAAAATACCTCGCCGCCAAACCCTGTTCCGCCTTTGCCTGCTGGCTTGCAAAATG CAATCGCATCGGGCCGGCTGTTCGTGCTGCCAACGGACGGCAAGGAAACGATCACGGTGGAGCCAGCAAGGCCCACACTCCTGATCTGTCCGCCTTGCGGCATCCGTTTCAGCTCGGCGAGCACCCTCGAAGCCCACAGCACGTTCTACTGCGCGCATCGTCCTCGGGTAGAAGAGGAGACGACGAATGACGAGGACGAGGAAAAGTCGAACAAATTCGAGGTCAGGAAGGCGTACGCGTGCCCGCATTGCTCGTACAGCGCGGACAAGAAGGTGTCCCTGAACAGACACATGAGAATGCACGCCGCATCCCCGGCGCCACCCACGGTACCACCAGCACCAACTGTCGCCGCAACGCCGGCGATCGGCGGCCACGTGACACCTTCGAACGGATCGTTTAACGAAGAGGCGGAGAGATATTGTAAAAACTGCGACATCAAGTTCAACTCGCTGAAGACCTACAGAGCGCACAAGACTCACTATTGCAGTACCAGGCACGTGGTGAAGGACACGCCGCCGGCCAGCGCGGCGTCCTCGTCGGCGAAAGCGTCGCCGCCGACAAGCGCGAGTCCTGGGGACTCACCGGCACCGCAACCCTGTCTCGCACTGCCCACCAACCCTATTCTCATCGTACCCTACTCGCTTTTCCGGGGAGCTAGTGTGCTGGCTGCGCCGACTCTGCCTGCTCCTGACACTGCGTGCTTTCTACTGCCAAATG GTCACCTGCAGCCAATGACGAGAGGTCTCACCACGACAGCTCCAAACACCGTGGTGGAACCTCCGCCTGTCCTCCGAGCAGCAAACAAGCCAACAACGCCAGCATCGGTTGTGGCGTCGTCCACGTCGCCACCTGGCTCCGTTCCGCTGGATCTTAGTGTCCGGAAATCGCCGACGCATCAAGACGAGAAAGAGAACAGGGTATCGCCTGCACCCTCCTCTCTACCTCCACCACCTGGCAGCCCGAGATCCAGAGGAAGTGGCAGTCCCAGAGCCAGGTCGATCGCTTcagctccaacaacagttggtACTGTTCCACCACCCCCACCGACAGAGCTTGCTCTCAGACTAGCAGAGCTACCTCCACCCCCTGTTCCTGGGGTCCTTGTCAAACAGGGTGTCTCGAG GTGCAAGGAGTGCAATATCGTCTTCTGCCGCCACGAGAACTTCGTTGCACATAAGAAACATTATTGCCAAGCAAGGGAAACCACCGTTAGCAACAGTCCACCCCCGCCGGGCACACCCTCCCCGCCTTTGGTACAGTTGATATGCGCCGCGTGCGGTATTAAGTTCGCATCCATGGACAATTTGGTGGCCCATCAGGCGTTCTACTGTCCCAAGAGGCCGGAGCCGCAGGAACATCACTCGAGATGCACCAAGTGCAAG GCCATAATTGAGCCTGGCTCCACCCACACGTGTACCAGTGGGACGACTGGGGGTTGGAGATGTCCTGTGTGCGGTGCTGTGAGTCCCACGGCAGGGGCTGCGCAACGTCACATGGACGCTCATCAGGGTGTCAAGGCTTTCAGATGCACGATTTGTCGCTACAAGGGTAACACGTTGCGCGGCATGAGGACGCATATCAAAATGCACTTCGAGAAGCGGGGAACCGACCTACAA GAGGAAAACTACATAACGTGCGTGCTGGACGACGAGACGGTCCTGCCGAATCCGGAGCCGGCTCCAGCCACAACCCCTGAAGAAATTCCTGCGGAGGTGCAGGTGAACGGCAAGACGGAGGTCCGGAAGAGTCCTCAACCCCCGCCGCCCCCGCCACCTCCAACGGTGACGAACAAAGTGAAGCAAGAACGGGAGGACACGCCGCCTCCAGAGGAAAGTCTGGACCCCAACAAGAGCGGGCCCCGTTATTGTCGGTCGTGCGACATCAGCTTCAACTATCTGAGCACGTTCCTAGCGCACAAGAAGTTCTACTGCTCGAGTCACGCCGGCGAGGcgagcaacaacaacaacaacaacaataacaacaacaactcGAGCAGCCACGCCACGCCACCTCCGAGTGGCAGGACTGAAGCATCCGTACTTTAA